In Prunus dulcis chromosome 1, ALMONDv2, whole genome shotgun sequence, the following are encoded in one genomic region:
- the LOC117621005 gene encoding RING-H2 finger protein ATL34-like, whose amino-acid sequence MSFNHAALLAWTLSFLLFSQQITAQYAPPPPPSNNSGGPRFDIKMAVVMVVLVVVFFILGFLSVYTRQCAQTRLQGHVDLALRNGMARGLDPAVIETFPAFLYSDVKGLQLGKDSLECAVCLNEFQDDETLRLIPKCDHVFHPDCIDTWLLSHSTCPVCRAYLVPKPGEEPYTWVDPTDPDIESGQPDAGSCTVDEPPPPHMPPRQVSVRVVEDQIKEEESQTPVVINLVNVSEGTNQRGPPRSRSTGFRPPRSGSTGRRFTGILFPRSHSTGHSLVRPGENVEKFTLRLPDEVRAQLMNSALIRSRSSNVAFPRAGSTRKGIRNDSSSGSNRASRSSRWGFSMMPPFVSRNGSVRNQIGDNDVATQSTVAPSESKKSQLAHIDGDDDEQSTDALRRKDQF is encoded by the coding sequence ATGAGTTTCAACCATGCCGCCTTGTTGGCGTGGACACTCAGCTTCCTCCTGTTCTCTCAGCAGATCACAGCCCAATACGCACCGCCTCCGCCACCATCCAACAACTCAGGCGGGCCGAGGTTCGACATCAAGATGGCCGTGGTGATGGTGGTCCTGGTCGTCGTCTTCTTCATCCTCGGCTTCTTGTCCGTCTACACCCGCCAGTGCGCCCAGACCCGCCTGCAGGGGCATGTGGACCTTGCGCTCCGCAACGGCATGGCACGTGGGCTCGACCCCGCCGTCATCGAGACCTTCCCGGCTTTCCTCTACTCCGACGTCAAGGGGCTCCAGCTCGGCAAGGACTCGCTCGAATGCGCCGTGTGCTTAAACGAGTTTCAAGATGACGAAACGCTGCGTTTGATCCCCAAATGCGATCACGTGTTCCACCCGGATTGTATCGACACGTGGCTGCTCTCTCACTCCACTTGCCCAGTTTGCCGGGCGTACCTGGTTCCCAAGCCGGGCGAAGAGCCCTACACTTGGGTTGACCCGACTGACCCCGATATCGAATCAGGTCAACCTGATGCAGGCTCGTGTACTGTGGATGAACCGCCACCACCGCATATGCCACCCCGCCAGGTGTCAGTTCGGGTGGTTGAAGATCAAATCAAAGAGGAAGAATCTCAAACGCCAGTGGTTATTAATTTGGTGAATGTAAGTGAAGGAACCAATCAAAGAGGTCCACCTAGGTCGAGGTCAACAGGTTTTAGACCGCCGAGGTCAGGATCAACTGGGAGGCGATTCACTGGAATATTATTTCCAAGGTCACATTCGACCGGTCACTCGTTGGTTCGACCCGGCGAGAACGTCGAGAAGTTTACACTACGATTACCAGACGAGGTACGAGCTCAGCTCATGAACTCGGCCTTGATTCGTAGCAGGAGTAGCAACGTGGCATTCCCAAGGGCTGGGAGTACAAGGAAAGGTATTAGGAATGACTCAAGCTCAGGGTCAAACCGGGCGAGCCGGTCAAGCCGGTGGGGTTTCTCAATGATGCCACCTTTTGTTTCTCGGAACGGTTCTGTTAGGAACCAAATTGGAGATAATGACGTGGCAACCCAGTCGACAGTTGCTCCATCGGAATCGAAGAAATCACAGTTGGCTCATATTGacggtgatgatgatgaacagTCAACTGATGCGTTGCGGAGAAAAGATCAGTTTTAA
- the LOC117613818 gene encoding putative clathrin assembly protein At4g40080, with protein MARIKLIGILKDKVSILKATLYINRHASSVHVAVLRATNHHPSRPPSEEKIASVLALGHSSRITACTCIEALMDRLHGTQSAFVALKCLLTLHNIIAKGSFILKDQLAFYPSFGGHNFLNLSMFSDNSDLVMWEFSSWVRWYAGVVEQNLMVSRAIGYYLNSSKKDKEEKALTLLDSDLAVEIEVLVEFVVRICDAPNSLDLQRNNLVYEVVRAAGEDYRSVQREILARVKEAGDRVDSVEGVNSDELTQLIDTLQRLEGCKGKLMLLFLNRKRNDGFWDTVRETKAMLVETKKKKEEKSLVRFAGRDESAESTQFWNPFLEPGQLLLLPSGGGWLDFGPTPIAV; from the coding sequence ATGGCCCGTATCAAACTCATCGGCATTTTGAAAGACAAGGTCTCGATCCTCAAGGCCACTCTATACATCAACCGCCATGCCTCGTCAGTGCATGTTGCCGTCCTACGCGCCACCAACCACCACCCGTCACGGCCGCCTTCCGAGGAGAAGATCGCCTCCGTGCTCGCCCTTGGGCACTCCTCACGTATCACTGCATGCACATGCATTGAGGCGCTCATGGATCGCCTCCACGGAACGCAGAGCGCATTTGTTGCCCTAAAGTGCCTCTTGACCCTCCACAACATTATAGCGAAAGGGTCATTTATTCTCAAAGACCAGCTtgctttttacccttcttttGGGGGACACAATTTCTTGAACCTCTCTATGTTTTCTGACAATTCTGATTTGGTCATGTGGGAATTTTCTTCTTGGGTTAGATGGTACGCTGGGGTGGTTGAGCAGAATTTGATGGTGTCTAGAGCAATTGGGTATTATCTCAACTCATCCaagaaagataaagaagaGAAGGCACTTACGTTACTGGACTCGGATTTGGCAGTGGAGATTGAAGTTCTTGTAGAATTTGTGGTACGAATTTGCGACGCACCAAATTCTTTGGACCTTCAGAGGAACAATTTGGTTTATGAGGTTGTAAGAGCTGCAGGGGAAGATTACAGGTCTGTTCAGCGAGAAATCTTGGCCCGAGTGAAAGAAGCTGGGGACAGAGTCGACTCAGTCGAGGGAGTGAATTCTGATGAGTTGACTCAGTTGATTGACACGTTGCAGAGGCTCGAGGGTTGCAAGGGGAAGTTGATGctgttgtttttgaacaggaAGAGGAATGATGGGTTTTGGGATACGGTTCGGGAGACGAAGGCCATGCTTGTGGagacgaagaagaaaaaagaagagaagagccTGGTGAGGTTTGCGGGGAGGGACGAGTCGGCCGAGTCGACGCAGTTTTGGAACCCATTTCTTGAACCAGGACAGTTGTTGCTGTTACCATCTGGTGGTGGGTGGTTGGATTTTGGCCCAACCCCAATAGCGGTTTGA
- the LOC117619838 gene encoding protein DETOXIFICATION 27-like, with translation MGSIDREEALVDLNQSLVAEPSHAKHLPSRVWIESKKLWRVVGPAIVSRLAGYSMGVITQAFAGHLGVVELASISIANNVVLGFTFGLLLGMASALETLCGQAFGAKRHRMLGIYLQRSWIVLFFCCILLLPIYIFASPILKLLGQADDVAEQTGVVSLWLLPLHFSYAFLFPLQRFLQSQLKNFVTLWVSLVVLVFHALISWLFVYVLDFGVVGAAVALDISWWVLCFGLLGYVTCGWCPLSWTGFSMEAFYGLWEFVKLSTASGVMLCLEFWYYRILILMTGYLQNATLAVDALSICMTINGWELMIHLAFFAGTGVRVANELGAGNGQAAKFAAKVSAAESTLIALFFCILIIIFRDQFGYIFTSSTDVLQSVSEMSYLLAVTILLNGVQPVLSGVAVGSGWQAWVAYINLFCYYIIGLPLGFVMGWVANLGVMGIWGGMILGGTAVQTVLLAIVTTRRDWEKEAQEASQRVNKWSTPNPDDQTEEQQ, from the exons ATGGGAAGCATTGACAGGGAAGAAGCATTAGTGGATCTTAACCAATCTCTGGTAGCAGAACCATCTCACGCCAAACACCTTCCATCCAGAGTTTGGATAGAGTCCAAGAAACTATGGCGAGTTGTGGGTCCCGCCATCGTCAGCCGTTTGGCTGGCTACTCCATGGGTGTTATTACACAAGCCTTTGCCGGACACCTTGGTGTCGTTGAACTCGCTTCCATTTCCATTGCAAACAATGTCGTCCTCGGCTTCACTTTCGGTCTCTTG CTGGGCATGGCAAGTGCGCTAGAGACACTATGTGGGCAGGCTTTTGGGGCAAAGAGGCACCGCATGTTGGGGATATACCTACAAAGGTCATGGATTGTGTTGTTTTTCTGCTGCATTCTGCTGTTACCTATATACATTTTCGCCTCTCCGATCCTGAAACTGTTAGGGCAGGCCGATGACGTGGCGGAGCAAACTGGGGTGGTGTCTTTGTGGCTTCTGCCCTTGCACTTCAGCTACGCGTTTTTGTTCCCACTGCAGAGGTTCTTGCAGAGCCAGCTGAAGAACTTTGTGACTTTGTGGGTTTCCTTGGTGGTTTTGGTGTTTCATGCGTTAATAAGTTGGCTTTTTGTGTATGTTTTGGACTTTGGGGTTGTGGGTGCTGCTGTTGCTTTGGATATCTCATGGTGGGTTTTGTGCTTTGGGCTGCTTGGCTATGTTACATGTGGTTGGTGTCCACTGAGCTGGACTGGTTTCTCCATGGAAGCCTTTTATGGGCTTTGGGAATTTGTCAAACTTTCTACAGCTTCTGGTGTCATGCTCTG TTTGGAGTTCTGGTACTATAGAATCTTGATATTAATGACTGGATACTTACAGAACGCGACTCTTGCTGTGGATGCCTTATCAATTTG CATGACTATAAATGGGTGGGAGCTCATGATTCATCTAGCCTTCTTTGCTGGAACAGG AGTAAGGGTAGCAAATGAGCTGGGAGCTGGAAATGGTCAGGCAGCAAAATTTGCAGCGAAAGTTTCTGCTGCGGAATCCACCTTAATTGCCCTATTCTTCTGCATACTTATTATTATATTCCGTGATCAGTTTGGGTACATATTCACTTCCAGCACTGATGTCCTCCAATCAGTTAGTGAAATGTCTTACCTCTTGGCCGTCACAATTCTACTTAACGGTGTTCAACCCGTCTTATCAG GAGTGGCTGTGGGCTCAGGATGGCAAGCATGGGTGGCATATATAAATCTCTTCTGCTACTACATTATTGGGCTCCCACTTGGATTTGTAATGGGATGGGTCGCCAACTTAGGTGTTATG GGTATATGGGGTGGGATGATCCTTGGTGGAACTGCTGTCCAAACAGTGCTGTTGGCCATCGTGACAACACGACGTGATTGGGAAAAGGAG GCTCAAGAGGCCAGCCAGCGTGTAAATAAGTGGTCAACTCCTAACCCAGATGATCAAACAGAGGAACAACAATAA